From a region of the Equus przewalskii isolate Varuska chromosome 2, EquPr2, whole genome shotgun sequence genome:
- the LUZP1 gene encoding leucine zipper protein 1 isoform X2 yields MAEFTSYKDTASSRHLRFKLQSLSRRLDELEEATKNLQKAEDELLDLQDKVIQAEGSNSSMLAEIEVLRQRVLRIEGKDEEIKRAEDLCQLMKEKLEEEENLTRELKAEIEQLQKRMAELEKLEEAFSRSKNDCTQLCLSLNEERNLTKKISSELEMLRVKVKELESSEDRLGKTEQSLVSELEKLKSLTLSFVSERKYLNEKEKENEKLIKELTQKLEQNKKMNRDYTRNASNLLDRNDLRIEDGISSTLPSKESRRKGSLDYLKQVENETRNKSENEKNRNQEDNKVKDLNQEIEKLKTQIKHFESLEEELKKMKAKNNDLQDNYLSEQNKNKLLASQLEEIKLQIKKQKELENGEVEGEEAFLSSKGRHERTKSRGLGSEVPVSRHAPRELSPQQRRERHRNRELAVNNENYPLSNRQASSPSLTARRTTRASNPGAGADGGAQDTKRAEDRFASGSSQSEGKKCREQPSVLSRYPPAAQEHSKAWKGTPKPGTESGLKGKVEKTTRTFSETTHGSVPNDTLGRADKASDASAEALFGRRGQGPGSGSQVTQASDSGSSKTIGALASSRRSSSEGLSKGRKAASGPEADTTSANAKAALLSKYPYSSRSQENILQGFSTPNKGVDQPIAVVMEDSSQHEALRCRVIKSSGREKPDSDDDVDVVSLVTAKLVNTTITPEPEPRQQLNSREKARSRGGLRAALFENDKDAGAENESVKPVRASTNAVEFPDANGAGVKSQRPFSPREALRSRAVIKPIIVDKDVKKIMGGSGTEAALEKQQSTSTSVWPGPNKVTSSITIYPSDSGSPRANPGEGLRERHTSTSNIQVGPPELTSVSNHVSSPFELSIHKHDITLQFTEAEGAGDASLKNRPETVVSRSSIIIKPSDPVERNSHAPPVETIRWKSHSAPSEVGPSDARHVTVRNAWKSRRDLNSLEDPLTRAVKNVEPSNAYTQRSSTDCSDLEQPRPHLFEQGARRVGNSGEAPELTSRRTQSSLTVSEVLTRRNRVGDAVPAAAWNHSAGMEEGDDYTLSACRRLHNSLERSELPAKQGLPEPGQGRAEERLRPTRPCAEEN; encoded by the exons ATGGCCGAATTTACAAGCTACAAAGATACTGCCTCTAGCCGCCACCTGCGGTTTAAGTTACAGAGTTTAAGCCGCCGCCTTGATGAGCTGGAGGAAGCCACAAAAAACCTCCAGAAAGCGGAGGATGAGCTCCTGGACCTCCAGGACAAGGTGATACAGGCCGAAGGCAGCAACTCCAGCATGTTGGCCGAGATCGAAGTGCTGCGCCAGCGAGTGCTGAGGATCGAGGGCAAAGACGAGGAAATTAAGAGAGCGGAGGATTTGTGCCAGCTGATGAAGGAGAaacttgaagaggaggaaaaCCTTACCCGGGAGCTGAAAGCCGAGATTGAGCAGCTTCAGAAACGAATGGCTGAACTGGAGAAGCTAGAGGAGGCCTTCAGCAGGAGTAAGAATGACTGTACCCAACTCTGTTTGAGCCTGAACGAGGAGAGAAACCTGACAAAGAAAATCTCCTCGGAGCTGGAAATGCTCAGGGTCAAAGTGAAAGAACTGGAATCTTCCGAGGACCGCCTGGGTAAAACTGAGCAGAGTTTAGTGTCAGAGTTGGAAAAGCTGAAATCATTAACTCTGAGCTTTGTaagtgagagaaaatacttgaatgagaaggagaaagaaaatgagaaactgaTAAAAGAGCTCACTCAAAAACtggaacagaacaaaaaaatgaaccGAGATTACACAAGGAATGCTTCGAATCTCCTAGACAGGAACGACCTGCGGATCGAGGACGGCATCTCCTCCACACTCCCGTCCAAAGAGTCGAGGAGGAAGGGCAGTCTGGACTATCTAAAGCAAGTGGAGAATGAAACAAGAAACAAGTCAGAAAACGAGAAGAACCGAAATCAGGAAGACAATAAAGTCAAAGACCTTAACCAAGAGATCGAGAAACTTAAGACACAAATCAAACACTTTGAATCTTTGGAAGAAGAGCTTAAGAAAATGAAGGCCAAAAATAATGACCTTCAGGACAATTACctaagtgaacaaaataaaaacaaactcttaGCCAGCCAGCTGGAGGAGATAAAGCTACAAATCAAGAAGCAGAAGGAGCTAGAGAacggggaggtggagggagaggaggccttCCTGTCCAGCAAGGGCAGGCACGAGAGGACTAAGTCCAGGGGCCTCGGGAGCGAGGTGCCTGTGTCCAGGCACGCGCCCCGGGAGCTGTCACCCCAGCAGAGGCGGGAAAGGCACCGGAACAGGGAGCTCGCCGTCAACAACGAGAACTACCCGCTGAGCAACAGGCAGGCCTCCTCGCCCAGTCTCACCGCGAGGAGGACCACCAGAGCTTCCAACCCTGGGGCGGGGGCGGACGGCGGGGCCCAGGACACGAAGAGGGCTGAAGACCGATTTGCATCTGGCTCTTCTCAGAGCGAAGGGAAGAAGTGCAGGGAGCAGCCGTCTGTGCTCAGCCGCTACCCGCCCGCGGCTCAGGAGCACAGTAAAGCTTGGAAGGGAACTCCCAAGCCAGGTACTGAGAGTGGGCTGAAGGGAAAGGTAGAGAAGACAACACGAACGTTTAGTGAGACCACTCACGGATCCGTTCCCAACGACACACTGGGTAGAGCTGACAAGGCTTCGGACGCTTCTGCTGAGGCCCTCTTTGGCAGGCGGGGGCAGGGGCCTGGCAGTGGAAGCCAAGTCACTCAGGCCTCAGACTCTGGCAGTTCTAAGACCATTGGAGCTCTGGCCTCATCTCGAAGATCTTCCTCAGAAGGACTCTCTAAGGGCAGAAAGGCTGCCAGTGGCCCGGAGGCTGATACCACTTCCGCAAATGCCAAGGCTGCACTTTTATCAAAGTATCCTTATAGCTCCAGAAGCCAAGAGAACATCCTTCAGGGCTTTTCAACCCCAAATAAAGGAGTTGATCAACCTATAGCAGTTGTGATGGAAGACAGCAGTCAGCATGAGGCCCTGAGGTGTCGAGTCATCAAATCCAGTGGCAGAGAGAAGCCAGACTCAGATGATGATGTGGACGTGGTGTCTCTTGTTACGGCCAAGTTGGTAAACACAACCATCACTCCGGAGCCAGAGCCCAGACAACAGCTCAACTCGAGAGAAAAAGCCAGATCCCGCGGGGGACTCAGAGCTGCCCTGTTTGAGAATGATAAAGATGCTGGGGCAGAAAATGAATCTGTGAAGCCAGTGAGAGCCTCCACCAATGCCGTGGAGTTCCCGGATGCCAATGGTGCTGGGGTAAAAAGCCAGCGCCCCTTCAGCCCCAGAGAGGCCTTGCGGTCCAGGGCCGTCATCAAACCTATCATCGTTGATAAGGATGTGAAAAAAATTATGGGAGGATCTGGAACTGAGGCCGCATTAGAGAAACAGCAATCCACCTCCACCTCTGTTTGGCCAGGGCCAAACAAAGTGACAAGCAGCATTACCATCTACCCCTCTGACAGTGGCAGCCCCAGAGCCAACCCAGGCGAGGGCCTGCGGGAGAGGCACACCTCCACCAGCAACATCCAGGTTGGGCCACCAGAGCTCACGTCAGTTAGCAACCACGTCAGCTCTCCCTTTGAGCTCTCCATTCACAAACATGACATCACCCTGCAGTTTACAGAAGCTGAAGGAGCAGGAGATGCGTCCCTGAAGAACAGGCCAGAAACAGTGGTCTCGCGGAGCAGCATTATCATCAAGCCGTCGGATCCTGTGGAGAGGAACAGCCATGCACCCCCAGTGGAGACAATCAGGTGGAAAAGCCATAGTGCCCCTTCAGAAGTGGGCCCCTCAGATGCCAGACATGTCACTGTGCGGAATGCCTGGAAGAGCAGGCGAGACTTGAACTCTTTAGAAGACCCCCTAACTCGAGCAGTTAAAAACGTGGAGCCCAGCAACGCCTACACCCAGAGGTCTTCCACAGACTGTTCAGACCTTGAACAGCCCAGGCCACACCTTTTTGAGCAGGGCGCTCGAAGGGTGGGAAATTCGGGGGAAGCCCCTGAGCTCACCTCCAGAAGGACCCAAAGCAGCCTCACCGTGTCCGAGGTGCTCACTCGCCGGAATCGGGTAGGAGATGCCGTCCCGGCCGCAGCCTGGAACCACTCAGCTGGCATG GAGGAAGGTGATGATTATACACTCAGTGCCTGTAGGCGACTGCACAACTCTCTGGAACGGTCTGAACTGCCTGCGAAGCAGGGGCTGCCAGAGCCTGGGCAAGGACGGGCCGAGGAACGGTTACGGCcaaccaggccctgtgctgaggaGAACTGA
- the LUZP1 gene encoding leucine zipper protein 1 isoform X1 produces the protein MAEFTSYKDTASSRHLRFKLQSLSRRLDELEEATKNLQKAEDELLDLQDKVIQAEGSNSSMLAEIEVLRQRVLRIEGKDEEIKRAEDLCQLMKEKLEEEENLTRELKAEIEQLQKRMAELEKLEEAFSRSKNDCTQLCLSLNEERNLTKKISSELEMLRVKVKELESSEDRLGKTEQSLVSELEKLKSLTLSFVSERKYLNEKEKENEKLIKELTQKLEQNKKMNRDYTRNASNLLDRNDLRIEDGISSTLPSKESRRKGSLDYLKQVENETRNKSENEKNRNQEDNKVKDLNQEIEKLKTQIKHFESLEEELKKMKAKNNDLQDNYLSEQNKNKLLASQLEEIKLQIKKQKELENGEVEGEEAFLSSKGRHERTKSRGLGSEVPVSRHAPRELSPQQRRERHRNRELAVNNENYPLSNRQASSPSLTARRTTRASNPGAGADGGAQDTKRAEDRFASGSSQSEGKKCREQPSVLSRYPPAAQEHSKAWKGTPKPGTESGLKGKVEKTTRTFSETTHGSVPNDTLGRADKASDASAEALFGRRGQGPGSGSQVTQASDSGSSKTIGALASSRRSSSEGLSKGRKAASGPEADTTSANAKAALLSKYPYSSRSQENILQGFSTPNKGVDQPIAVVMEDSSQHEALRCRVIKSSGREKPDSDDDVDVVSLVTAKLVNTTITPEPEPRQQLNSREKARSRGGLRAALFENDKDAGAENESVKPVRASTNAVEFPDANGAGVKSQRPFSPREALRSRAVIKPIIVDKDVKKIMGGSGTEAALEKQQSTSTSVWPGPNKVTSSITIYPSDSGSPRANPGEGLRERHTSTSNIQVGPPELTSVSNHVSSPFELSIHKHDITLQFTEAEGAGDASLKNRPETVVSRSSIIIKPSDPVERNSHAPPVETIRWKSHSAPSEVGPSDARHVTVRNAWKSRRDLNSLEDPLTRAVKNVEPSNAYTQRSSTDCSDLEQPRPHLFEQGARRVGNSGEAPELTSRRTQSSLTVSEVLTRRNRVGDAVPAAAWNHSAGMATQKGERDGLHPLGLPEQPQELPSRPPEQHLEAQEPAAAAAQLEEEGDDYTLSACRRLHNSLERSELPAKQGLPEPGQGRAEERLRPTRPCAEEN, from the exons ATGGCCGAATTTACAAGCTACAAAGATACTGCCTCTAGCCGCCACCTGCGGTTTAAGTTACAGAGTTTAAGCCGCCGCCTTGATGAGCTGGAGGAAGCCACAAAAAACCTCCAGAAAGCGGAGGATGAGCTCCTGGACCTCCAGGACAAGGTGATACAGGCCGAAGGCAGCAACTCCAGCATGTTGGCCGAGATCGAAGTGCTGCGCCAGCGAGTGCTGAGGATCGAGGGCAAAGACGAGGAAATTAAGAGAGCGGAGGATTTGTGCCAGCTGATGAAGGAGAaacttgaagaggaggaaaaCCTTACCCGGGAGCTGAAAGCCGAGATTGAGCAGCTTCAGAAACGAATGGCTGAACTGGAGAAGCTAGAGGAGGCCTTCAGCAGGAGTAAGAATGACTGTACCCAACTCTGTTTGAGCCTGAACGAGGAGAGAAACCTGACAAAGAAAATCTCCTCGGAGCTGGAAATGCTCAGGGTCAAAGTGAAAGAACTGGAATCTTCCGAGGACCGCCTGGGTAAAACTGAGCAGAGTTTAGTGTCAGAGTTGGAAAAGCTGAAATCATTAACTCTGAGCTTTGTaagtgagagaaaatacttgaatgagaaggagaaagaaaatgagaaactgaTAAAAGAGCTCACTCAAAAACtggaacagaacaaaaaaatgaaccGAGATTACACAAGGAATGCTTCGAATCTCCTAGACAGGAACGACCTGCGGATCGAGGACGGCATCTCCTCCACACTCCCGTCCAAAGAGTCGAGGAGGAAGGGCAGTCTGGACTATCTAAAGCAAGTGGAGAATGAAACAAGAAACAAGTCAGAAAACGAGAAGAACCGAAATCAGGAAGACAATAAAGTCAAAGACCTTAACCAAGAGATCGAGAAACTTAAGACACAAATCAAACACTTTGAATCTTTGGAAGAAGAGCTTAAGAAAATGAAGGCCAAAAATAATGACCTTCAGGACAATTACctaagtgaacaaaataaaaacaaactcttaGCCAGCCAGCTGGAGGAGATAAAGCTACAAATCAAGAAGCAGAAGGAGCTAGAGAacggggaggtggagggagaggaggccttCCTGTCCAGCAAGGGCAGGCACGAGAGGACTAAGTCCAGGGGCCTCGGGAGCGAGGTGCCTGTGTCCAGGCACGCGCCCCGGGAGCTGTCACCCCAGCAGAGGCGGGAAAGGCACCGGAACAGGGAGCTCGCCGTCAACAACGAGAACTACCCGCTGAGCAACAGGCAGGCCTCCTCGCCCAGTCTCACCGCGAGGAGGACCACCAGAGCTTCCAACCCTGGGGCGGGGGCGGACGGCGGGGCCCAGGACACGAAGAGGGCTGAAGACCGATTTGCATCTGGCTCTTCTCAGAGCGAAGGGAAGAAGTGCAGGGAGCAGCCGTCTGTGCTCAGCCGCTACCCGCCCGCGGCTCAGGAGCACAGTAAAGCTTGGAAGGGAACTCCCAAGCCAGGTACTGAGAGTGGGCTGAAGGGAAAGGTAGAGAAGACAACACGAACGTTTAGTGAGACCACTCACGGATCCGTTCCCAACGACACACTGGGTAGAGCTGACAAGGCTTCGGACGCTTCTGCTGAGGCCCTCTTTGGCAGGCGGGGGCAGGGGCCTGGCAGTGGAAGCCAAGTCACTCAGGCCTCAGACTCTGGCAGTTCTAAGACCATTGGAGCTCTGGCCTCATCTCGAAGATCTTCCTCAGAAGGACTCTCTAAGGGCAGAAAGGCTGCCAGTGGCCCGGAGGCTGATACCACTTCCGCAAATGCCAAGGCTGCACTTTTATCAAAGTATCCTTATAGCTCCAGAAGCCAAGAGAACATCCTTCAGGGCTTTTCAACCCCAAATAAAGGAGTTGATCAACCTATAGCAGTTGTGATGGAAGACAGCAGTCAGCATGAGGCCCTGAGGTGTCGAGTCATCAAATCCAGTGGCAGAGAGAAGCCAGACTCAGATGATGATGTGGACGTGGTGTCTCTTGTTACGGCCAAGTTGGTAAACACAACCATCACTCCGGAGCCAGAGCCCAGACAACAGCTCAACTCGAGAGAAAAAGCCAGATCCCGCGGGGGACTCAGAGCTGCCCTGTTTGAGAATGATAAAGATGCTGGGGCAGAAAATGAATCTGTGAAGCCAGTGAGAGCCTCCACCAATGCCGTGGAGTTCCCGGATGCCAATGGTGCTGGGGTAAAAAGCCAGCGCCCCTTCAGCCCCAGAGAGGCCTTGCGGTCCAGGGCCGTCATCAAACCTATCATCGTTGATAAGGATGTGAAAAAAATTATGGGAGGATCTGGAACTGAGGCCGCATTAGAGAAACAGCAATCCACCTCCACCTCTGTTTGGCCAGGGCCAAACAAAGTGACAAGCAGCATTACCATCTACCCCTCTGACAGTGGCAGCCCCAGAGCCAACCCAGGCGAGGGCCTGCGGGAGAGGCACACCTCCACCAGCAACATCCAGGTTGGGCCACCAGAGCTCACGTCAGTTAGCAACCACGTCAGCTCTCCCTTTGAGCTCTCCATTCACAAACATGACATCACCCTGCAGTTTACAGAAGCTGAAGGAGCAGGAGATGCGTCCCTGAAGAACAGGCCAGAAACAGTGGTCTCGCGGAGCAGCATTATCATCAAGCCGTCGGATCCTGTGGAGAGGAACAGCCATGCACCCCCAGTGGAGACAATCAGGTGGAAAAGCCATAGTGCCCCTTCAGAAGTGGGCCCCTCAGATGCCAGACATGTCACTGTGCGGAATGCCTGGAAGAGCAGGCGAGACTTGAACTCTTTAGAAGACCCCCTAACTCGAGCAGTTAAAAACGTGGAGCCCAGCAACGCCTACACCCAGAGGTCTTCCACAGACTGTTCAGACCTTGAACAGCCCAGGCCACACCTTTTTGAGCAGGGCGCTCGAAGGGTGGGAAATTCGGGGGAAGCCCCTGAGCTCACCTCCAGAAGGACCCAAAGCAGCCTCACCGTGTCCGAGGTGCTCACTCGCCGGAATCGGGTAGGAGATGCCGTCCCGGCCGCAGCCTGGAACCACTCAGCTGGCATG GCCacacaaaaaggagagagagacggCCTCCATCCTCTGGGTTTGCCAGAGCAGCCACAGGAGCTCCCCTCACGGCCCCCAGAGCAGCACCTGGAAGCCCAGGAACCAGCTGCAGCTGCTGCGCAGCTCGAg GAGGAAGGTGATGATTATACACTCAGTGCCTGTAGGCGACTGCACAACTCTCTGGAACGGTCTGAACTGCCTGCGAAGCAGGGGCTGCCAGAGCCTGGGCAAGGACGGGCCGAGGAACGGTTACGGCcaaccaggccctgtgctgaggaGAACTGA